A window of Nicotiana sylvestris chromosome 8, ASM39365v2, whole genome shotgun sequence genomic DNA:
GGTACATGGAATCAGTAAATGCATTGGAAGGGCTTGGTTCCTGCACTTATGCTCCAAAGAAACTCTCTCTTGACTTATAGAATAGAGCCATTCCTCCCGCAAATCCTTCAATTATTGAGCCACCGCAACTAGAGCTCAAACCACTTCCACCGTACTTGAGATATAAATTTCATGGCTCCAATGACACTCCATCGGTAATCATTCCTTATTTATTGAATGATGTGCATGTAGAACAATTGTTGAATGTCTTGGAGGAGCATATGAAAGCTATTGGGTGGACAATTGCGGACATCCGAGGGATTCCCGCCGGAATTTGCGAACAcaagatccaattggagaatGAGAGTAAACCAAGTATGGATCATCAGTGAAGGTTGAACCCttccatgcaagaggtggtaaagaaagaaattattaagtggttggatgttggggtagtctaccccattgtcgatagttcttgggtgagaccggtgcaatgtgtgccgaaaaagggaggcatgaccgtgattgaaaatgataacaatgagctcATCCCAACAAGAACTGTGATTGGATGGAGGGTTTGTATGGATTAGCGAAAGCTAAACTGTACTACGTGCAAGgaccatttccctatgccttttattgatcaaatgcttgatcggctagcgAGAAGGTCATTCTACTTCTTCTTGGATGGATATTTCGCCCAAAACCAAATCGATATTTCAttggaagatcaggaaaagacaatattcacttgtccatatgggaTGTTTGCGTTTATCCAGATGCCATTTGGGCTATGCAACGCTCCAGCTActttccaaaggtgcatgatgtcAGTCTTCTCTGACATGGTGGATGATTTATTAGAGGTATTCGTGGATGATTTCTCTGTCATGGGTTATTCTTTTGAGCATTTTCTAGACAACCTTAGACAAGTGATTAAGAGATGTGAATAAACGAACCTTGTGCTAAATTGGGAGAAAGCCACTTCATGGTGGACGAGGGTATTGTTTTGGGCCACAAAATTTCCAAACAAGGCATAGAGGTTGACCGGGCAAAGATCGAGATCATTTCCAATCTTCCTCCACCTACTTCAGTTAAAGGTGTCCGATGTTTTTTGGGGCATGCCGATTTCTATAGGCGTTTCATCAAGGACTtttccaaaattgcaaatcccatgtccaaactccttgagaaagatgcaaagtttgtATTTGATGAGAAGTGCCTCAAagcctttgaggaattgaaagaaaatctCACCACGACACCTATTATTGTCACCCCCAATTGGTCTCttccattcgaactcatgtgtgacgctagtggTATAGCTATTGGGCAGTGCTTGGCCAACATCATAACAAGATTCTTTACCCTGTCTATTATGCAAGAAAGACACTCAATGACTCTCAAATGAATTATACTATGACTGAGCAAGAACTTCTTGCCATTGTCTATGCTTTTGAGAAATTTTGAGCTTATTTGTTGGTTGGGGTCCAAAGTGATAGTATACACCGACCATGCAGCTTTTCGTTATCTTATGGCGAAGAAGGATGCCAAACCAAGATTGATTTGGTGGGTCCTTTTGTTGCAAGATTTTGACTTTGAATTCAAGGATCGAAAATGGACGGAAAATCAAGTTATAGATCACCTATCTAGGCTTGAAGAGACAGGGAGACCAAAGGAAGATCTTAAAATCAATGATGCTTTCCCAGACGAACACGTATTGGCATTGTCTAACACATTTGCTCCTTGGTATGCGGACATTGCTAACATCTTGGTTAGTGACCTTGTTCCCAAAGGGTTGGAAGcttatcaaaagaaaaagttcttgcGGGAGTGTAGGCAGTACTATTGGGCGGAACCCTTCTTGTTCCGTAATTATGCCGACAACATCATCCGGCGGGGTGTTCCAGAAGATGAGGTAATGCCAATTTTCAAGGCATGCCATGATTCGCTTGTTGTGGGTCATCATGAAGGAAGTTGGACTGCGGCAAAAGTGCTTGAATGTGCTACTATTGGCCAACGATCTACCAAAATGCAAATCAAATGGTCAAGGCATGTGACCAATGTCAAAGACAAGGGTCAATATCTAAAAGATATGAGATGCTGATGAACTTTGTACTAGAGGTTGAGATCTTTGACGTGTGGGGGATAAACTTTATGAGCTCCTTCGTGAGCTCGTATGGCATGACCTACATCTTGATGGCTATGGACTATATCTCTAAATGGGTCGAGGAAATCTCCTTACCTAACAATGAAGCAAGGAGTGTGATcgcatttttgaagaagaaaatattcaCACGGTTTGGTACTCCAAGGGCCATCCCGAGTGATAATAGGTCTCATTTCTGCAACAAGGCTTTTGTCGGGATGCTTGAAAAAAATGGTGTTAAGCTCACGGTGACCACACCCTATAATCCTCAGTCGAGTGGTCAGGTTGAAGTTTCGAAAAGAGAAATCAAAAACATCCTAGCGAAAActatcaatgcaaataggaccgactggtcaaggaagctagatgatgcgttgtgggcatatcgcacaacatTTAAGACCCACATTGGCACTTCACCACACAGGTTGGGTTTTAGCAAAGCTTGTCACTTGCTAGTGGAACTTGaacacaaagccatgtgggctttgaagaagCTGAATCTTGACTGGGCCGAGGCTGCTAACCTGAGGATGACACAACTCAATGAGATAGAAGAATTCCGTCCCCATGCCTATGAAAGTGCAGCCATGTACAAAGAGAGGATGAAGTTTGTCCATGACAAGAAGATCTTGAAGCGAGAGTTCAATTTTGGTGATTTGGTCTTACTCTTCAATTCAAGACTCAACTTATTTCCAGGTAAACTCAAATCCAAATGGTCTAACCTGTTTAAAGTTGTGAGTGTGTCTCCTTATGGTGCTATTAAACTAGAGTCGGAGGATGGGACTCAAAATTTTAAAGTGAATGGACAACGAGTCAAGCATTACCCTGGTACTGCAGGAGATAGGCATTTAATAAAACAATTTGCTCTAAGGGATAGTCCAATGACAGCTCCCACCAAGGAACAATCCAAAAGGAATCAACTGcttcgtgccacgacgttaaatcaagcgcttcttcGGAGGaaacccatgtgtggtaacactcttttgtatttttattttattttttatgtagATTAGATTGAGAAAGTTCACGTGTTTGCTAGAGTGCAGGTAAAATATCATGAACAAGGTCCTAGTGGTGAAGAAACTGAAGGGAAGAGAGGTCCAGATTGAGCGacaactatgcgatcgcataatgacTATGTgaaccgcatagtcatcgcaAACCCAGGCAGAATGTTTGGCTAATTTTGTTGTCAACAATGTGGTCATTTTTCATTTATGCGGCCCACATGTGCACTTTGCGATCGCATTTTGCATCACATGTTGTAGCTACGCTGTCCAGTCATAAGTCCACCGCATAacacttatgcgatcgcatattgtGTTATGTGATGAACTTATACGCCACATAACTGCCAGGTATAATCCTAACCCACTATTTGCACACACTAATGTTTAAACAAAAATaagtaaaacaaagaaaagaaaaaaacactaCTAAGGACGAACCAGGGAAAGGATCAAAACAAGCTCACAATTTTTCTCATTTCCGTTATCGAATCCTCGAGTTTCAGGTATGACTTATGgtttctcttctcttctcttcacTCTCATTCTTCCTTCTTGATCTGCCTCTTGTGAATCTAACCTACTTCGAATGCCATGAATATTTAAAGTTGTGTTGTTGTAAATGGTAAAATTGGGTTAAATTGGTAACTGGCATGATAGTATGGTATGAGCTTTTGATTTTATTTGGTGAGGAGTGAATTGAGGAATTATTTGTGTGTTATTGGCCACGAACCAGAGAGGGGAAGTCTAAGTACCTCTCTCACTCTTGTGAAATTGAGCAAAGGGCTTTAGATTTTAAATGGGTGGCAATAGGAACCCATGTGATTTGGGATAggagaatatttttttttgtgaagAAGATGACTTCTGCGAGTCGCATAACCGCTTTGTGCTCCGTATAATCATTGCATATGACCCCCTATGTTGACCTAAGTTAGAACAGGTTATGTGATTGCTTTTGCAATCGCAGACctgttatgcggtccgcatatgtgCCGCAGACTGAGGTAGTCCTTCAGGCTTTCTAGCCTT
This region includes:
- the LOC138875200 gene encoding uncharacterized mitochondrial protein AtMg00860-like; this encodes MVDEGIVLGHKISKQGIEVDRAKIEIISNLPPPTSVKGVRCFLGHADFYRRFIKDFSKIANPMSKLLEKDAKFVFDEKCLKAFEELKENLTTTPIIVTPNWSLPFELMCDASGIAIGQCLANIITRFFTLSIMQERHSMTLK